One window from the genome of Fulvivirga lutea encodes:
- a CDS encoding FG-GAP-like repeat-containing protein, with protein sequence MLRFIIILLSLVISTFVSAQFIDVSQDLGITTQYGTSTLGGGVSFYDFNADGLDDLTLATSSGQSIKFFINKGNGQFEQIDLLPEEKSESKHVLWIDYDNDGNTDFFVSNFDDINKLYKNTGSLKLIDVTESVNLPLSTLTSLGVDWGDFDRDGFLDLYVTDKRYDGKPEFASNKLYKNINGNSFLDVTLELGVADSAKLPFCASFFDYDRDRWQDIYIVQDLTPLSTLLNNRSALKFKNTSIRSGSSLPRTSGMGIALGDYDNNGFEDIYVTNIQNGNRLLMNDSSMFTEVAENANVTFNGFCWGANFFDMDNDGDLDLYVSGSLVGSHVPSSALFENKSSGNFERFEQGFVGDTVASYANAIGDLDSDGLLDIAVNNINDYQSQIWHNLGADNNWIKFDLEGTLSPKDAYGSLIRIFVNGKEAIQRKYCGIGFLGQNSKYVHFGLNNNQSVDSVIVEWTSGHNDTVRSVSINQINKLKEGRYSVVKPKLVIEGKDYLCPGEGIVLGSSIYSSKFDYSWSNGSSSPMIIVEESGIYRLEVDIGGRALVDSINLQIEFAESPNPDVIINDVNCFGNEDGEIFLSGESLSFVEWEDGINSFTKKMLPPAKYNVVIGNNFGCELDTSLLVSEPEELVINITYTTLEPNEFNVYASVSGGVEPYNYLWNDALKQTNDTITINLPGIYELTIRDKNDCFEKKVIRIEDPILDSDESLNSEILKVFPNPVQDYIFIDNSNGIFKSYEIVDVIGKLINYGTLENDLNQIKLSQHNNSRLIILTLSGDKEKRRMKILFQD encoded by the coding sequence ATGTTACGTTTCATAATAATTTTATTAAGTCTCGTGATATCCACTTTTGTAAGTGCCCAGTTTATTGATGTTTCACAAGACTTGGGTATCACAACTCAATATGGTACAAGTACATTAGGTGGTGGAGTGTCATTTTATGATTTTAACGCAGATGGTCTGGACGACCTTACACTAGCTACTTCATCAGGTCAGAGCATTAAATTCTTTATCAATAAAGGAAATGGACAATTTGAGCAGATTGATCTTCTGCCAGAAGAAAAATCAGAATCGAAACATGTTTTGTGGATCGATTATGATAATGACGGTAATACAGATTTTTTTGTTTCCAATTTTGACGATATTAATAAACTTTATAAAAATACTGGTAGTTTGAAACTGATTGATGTGACAGAGTCAGTGAATCTGCCGCTAAGCACACTTACTTCATTAGGTGTTGACTGGGGAGATTTTGATAGAGATGGATTTTTAGATTTATACGTTACTGATAAAAGATATGATGGAAAACCGGAGTTTGCTTCTAATAAACTTTATAAAAATATAAATGGCAATTCATTTCTAGATGTTACACTTGAATTAGGTGTTGCAGACTCTGCTAAACTTCCTTTTTGCGCTTCTTTTTTTGATTATGATCGGGACAGATGGCAAGATATTTATATAGTTCAAGATTTAACACCACTATCTACATTGCTGAATAATCGGTCAGCATTAAAATTTAAAAACACAAGTATAAGATCTGGATCTAGTTTGCCAAGAACTTCAGGCATGGGTATAGCGCTAGGTGATTATGATAATAATGGGTTTGAAGACATTTATGTTACAAATATCCAAAATGGAAATAGGCTGCTCATGAATGATTCTTCAATGTTTACAGAAGTTGCTGAGAATGCTAATGTTACCTTCAATGGGTTTTGTTGGGGAGCTAATTTTTTTGATATGGACAATGATGGTGATTTAGATCTATATGTGAGTGGATCATTAGTTGGTAGCCATGTTCCTTCAAGTGCATTATTTGAGAATAAGTCAAGTGGAAATTTTGAGAGATTTGAGCAAGGGTTTGTAGGTGATACAGTGGCTAGTTATGCAAATGCAATCGGTGATTTGGATTCAGACGGTTTACTTGATATAGCAGTGAACAATATTAATGATTATCAAAGCCAAATATGGCATAACTTGGGGGCCGACAATAATTGGATAAAATTTGATTTAGAAGGTACTCTTAGTCCGAAAGATGCTTATGGATCACTTATTAGAATATTTGTTAACGGTAAAGAAGCGATACAAAGAAAATATTGTGGCATTGGCTTTTTAGGACAAAATTCAAAGTATGTCCATTTTGGATTAAATAATAATCAAAGTGTTGATTCTGTTATAGTTGAATGGACAAGTGGGCATAATGATACTGTCAGAAGTGTGTCGATAAATCAAATTAATAAGCTTAAAGAAGGTAGGTACTCTGTAGTGAAACCCAAACTGGTAATTGAGGGAAAAGACTACTTATGTCCAGGAGAGGGAATAGTTTTAGGTTCATCTATTTATAGTTCTAAATTTGATTATTCATGGTCTAACGGATCTAGTTCTCCTATGATAATTGTCGAGGAATCAGGTATTTATAGATTGGAAGTAGATATAGGTGGGAGAGCCCTGGTTGACTCAATTAATTTACAAATAGAATTTGCAGAATCTCCAAATCCTGATGTTATAATTAATGATGTCAACTGTTTTGGCAATGAAGATGGAGAAATATTTTTATCAGGTGAGTCACTTTCATTTGTCGAATGGGAAGATGGGATAAATTCATTTACAAAAAAAATGTTACCTCCCGCTAAATATAATGTTGTTATAGGTAACAATTTCGGTTGTGAATTGGATACATCTTTACTAGTATCAGAACCAGAAGAGTTAGTAATTAACATTACTTATACGACACTTGAACCAAATGAATTTAATGTTTATGCTAGTGTCTCTGGAGGAGTAGAACCTTATAATTATTTATGGAATGATGCTCTAAAACAGACTAATGACACTATCACTATAAATTTACCTGGAATTTATGAGCTTACTATTCGAGATAAAAATGATTGTTTTGAAAAAAAAGTCATAAGGATAGAAGATCCAATATTAGATTCTGATGAAAGTTTAAATTCAGAGATATTGAAAGTGTTTCCAAATCCAGTTCAAGATTACATATTTATTGATAATTCCAATGGTATATTCAAATCTTATGAAATTGTTGATGTTATCGGTAAGCTTATTAATTATGGAACACTGGAAAATGATTTAAACCAGATAAAATTATCTCAACACAATAACTCAAGGCTAATTATACTTACATTATCAGGGGACAAAGAAAAAAGAAGAATGAAAATCCTATTTCAAGATTAA
- a CDS encoding efflux RND transporter periplasmic adaptor subunit — MNKTAKTILISVIILGLIAFIVYPKVKKEVTEEENSPVPQSSQALEVNAVVAQSQKLDNDLRVTGSLTSNESVVLKPEVSGRVIQINFEEGQRVKKGQLLIALDASEVRAEIDKLNFTKKLNEDNEYRQKQLLKKEAISQEEYETALTTLNTTLAEIRVREVQLQKHLIRAPFDGIAGLRKVSPGSYISSSDELVTVYSINPIKIDFSVPGKYAAQVNEGDKLQFQVDGYENELFKGSIYAIEPQIDPSTRSISIRATSANKENKLLPGQFAKIRLTISTFQEAILIPTEAVIPELNSKKVFVSKNGKVETREIETGIRMSNNIQVTSGLNNGDTVITTGILQLRTGMPVNLNLIPLNE; from the coding sequence ATGAATAAAACCGCAAAAACAATACTTATTTCCGTCATTATTTTGGGCCTGATTGCATTCATCGTTTACCCAAAAGTAAAAAAGGAAGTTACTGAAGAAGAAAACTCACCGGTCCCGCAATCATCACAAGCTTTAGAAGTGAATGCTGTTGTCGCTCAAAGTCAAAAATTAGATAACGACCTCAGAGTAACAGGTTCATTAACTTCCAATGAATCGGTTGTTCTGAAACCAGAAGTATCGGGCAGGGTAATTCAAATCAATTTCGAAGAAGGCCAAAGGGTTAAAAAAGGTCAACTTCTAATCGCATTGGATGCAAGTGAGGTTCGTGCTGAAATAGATAAACTCAACTTTACCAAAAAGCTAAATGAGGATAATGAGTATCGGCAAAAGCAACTATTAAAAAAAGAGGCCATCAGTCAGGAAGAATATGAAACGGCTTTAACCACCTTAAATACAACGCTTGCTGAAATTAGAGTAAGAGAAGTGCAATTACAAAAGCACCTTATTAGAGCACCGTTTGATGGAATTGCGGGATTAAGAAAAGTGAGCCCCGGCAGTTACATAAGTTCATCCGATGAGTTAGTAACAGTTTATAGCATCAATCCAATTAAAATAGATTTCTCGGTTCCTGGGAAATATGCTGCGCAGGTAAATGAAGGGGATAAACTACAATTTCAGGTAGACGGCTATGAAAATGAACTTTTCAAGGGAAGTATTTATGCAATAGAACCTCAAATTGATCCTTCAACACGATCAATAAGTATTCGTGCCACAAGTGCTAATAAAGAAAACAAATTATTGCCTGGTCAGTTCGCAAAAATACGGTTAACCATTTCCACCTTTCAAGAGGCTATACTCATTCCTACAGAGGCTGTAATTCCTGAACTCAATAGCAAAAAGGTGTTTGTAAGTAAAAATGGAAAAGTCGAAACTCGTGAAATTGAAACAGGAATTAGAATGAGTAATAACATTCAGGTCACAAGTGGTTTAAATAATGGCGATACAGTTATTACCACTGGTATTTTACAACTAAGAACTGGGATGCCAGTTAACTTAAATCTGATACCACTTAATGAGTAG
- a CDS encoding circularly permuted type 2 ATP-grasp protein has product MFEESGSCRSNYVELREKLDNYSDKKLKQLQHSTDKAQKSMGMTFNVYHDSKGIEKILHLDLIPRIIKGSEWKVIDEGLQQRIEAINLFLDDIYKDQKILKDKVVPKEMILSSSDYLDPCVGLKPPKGIWCHITGSDIVRDAKGQFYVLEDNLRCPSGVSYLLENREIIKQAFPQLFASLGVRPVSEYPGKLLNMLEYMSDKENPTVAVLTPGIHNSAYFEHSYLAQQMGAELVTGQDLMVQDNKVYMQTTKGLEQVDSIYRRIDDKFIDPMAFNPKSLLGVPGLFEAYKAGNVAIANAPGTGVADDKAVYTYVPKIIKYYLDQDPIIENVPTYMCSEKDDLQYVLENIKDLVVKETNAAGGYGMLIGPKATTEEHEKFKKLVKATPRNYIAQPTLSLSTVPTFGEEGFAPRHVDLRPYALYGKSIDIIPGALTRVAMVKDSLVVNSSQGGGSKDTWVLFD; this is encoded by the coding sequence ATGTTTGAAGAGAGCGGTTCATGTCGTTCTAATTATGTAGAGCTACGCGAGAAACTCGACAATTACTCAGACAAAAAGCTAAAGCAATTACAGCACAGCACAGACAAAGCCCAAAAATCAATGGGTATGACATTTAATGTCTATCACGATAGCAAAGGCATTGAAAAAATATTGCATCTGGATTTGATACCCAGGATAATAAAAGGCAGTGAATGGAAAGTAATCGATGAAGGTCTCCAGCAACGTATTGAAGCCATCAATTTGTTTTTGGATGATATTTACAAAGATCAAAAAATTCTAAAGGATAAGGTAGTGCCCAAGGAAATGATTCTTTCCAGCAGCGACTATCTTGACCCCTGTGTAGGGTTAAAACCTCCTAAAGGTATTTGGTGCCACATTACTGGCAGCGATATAGTTAGAGATGCTAAAGGACAGTTTTATGTTTTAGAAGATAATTTACGATGCCCATCAGGTGTTTCGTATTTATTAGAAAATAGAGAAATTATTAAGCAGGCATTTCCTCAATTATTTGCGAGTTTGGGCGTAAGACCAGTATCAGAGTATCCTGGCAAGCTATTGAACATGTTAGAATACATGAGCGATAAGGAAAACCCTACAGTTGCTGTTCTAACACCGGGAATTCACAATTCAGCCTATTTTGAACACTCCTATTTGGCTCAACAAATGGGGGCAGAACTGGTAACAGGTCAAGATTTAATGGTGCAGGACAATAAAGTGTACATGCAAACCACTAAAGGTCTTGAGCAAGTGGATTCCATTTATAGAAGGATTGATGACAAGTTCATAGACCCAATGGCGTTTAATCCTAAATCGCTGCTTGGTGTACCAGGTTTATTCGAAGCTTATAAAGCCGGTAACGTGGCAATAGCTAATGCGCCAGGTACTGGTGTTGCCGATGATAAGGCTGTTTACACCTATGTACCCAAAATTATCAAGTACTATTTAGATCAGGATCCAATTATCGAAAATGTGCCAACCTACATGTGCTCCGAAAAAGATGATTTGCAGTATGTTTTAGAAAACATTAAAGATCTGGTAGTGAAGGAAACCAATGCTGCGGGTGGTTATGGTATGTTAATTGGACCAAAAGCTACCACAGAAGAGCACGAAAAATTTAAGAAATTGGTGAAAGCGACCCCAAGAAATTACATAGCTCAACCTACCCTTTCACTCTCTACTGTCCCCACTTTTGGTGAAGAGGGATTTGCACCGCGCCACGTGGACTTAAGACCATATGCTTTATATGGTAAGTCTATTGATATTATTCCCGGAGCACTTACAAGAGTTGCCATGGTGAAAGATTCTTTAGTGGTTAACTCCTCGCAAGGTGGCGGTAGTAAAGATACGTGGGTATTATTCGATTAA
- a CDS encoding efflux RND transporter permease subunit encodes MSSLSSISINRPVLAIVMSLLIMILGVVGFNFLGVREYPSVDPPVITVSTTYPGANAEIIETQITEPLEESINGISGIKSLTSTSRDGRSTIRVEFGIDSDLEAAANDVRDKTSQAVRSLPPDAEPPVVSKSDADNSPIMGVRVFSENRNLLEISELAENLFKENFQTISGVSQVDIWGDKRYSIRLWMDPDKLAAYRITPLDILNAVNTQNLELPSGRIEGASTELSVRTQGRLNSPEEFNELIIREDDNGVVRFRDVGRAEFFPENERTVLKNNGVPMVIVVLRPQPGSNNLDIAKEFYTRLEGIRKNLPSDIETQISFDNTQYISDSIDEVEQTIYIAFGLVALIIFAFLRDWRTTFIPIITVPISLIGSFFLMYAFDFSINVLTLLGIVLAIGLVVDDAIVVLENIYSKIEGGQNPDEAGKNGAKEIFFAVISTTVALTSVFFPIVFLEGLTGRLFREFGVTVAGAVVISSFVALTLTPMLSAKMLKKREKQQWIYSVTEPFFVWLNTTYGNSLNTFMKYRWLAFVIILLSAGGIYLLNSNIQEEMAPMEDRGNFRIYATGPEGATFEYMDFYMDQLTELIEENVPENETILTITSPGFGASSSVNSGFAVVNLVDTENRERSQEEIVNALKPKVAQNTRARAFVTQPQTIGDRRGGLPVQYVLQAGTLDKLNEVIPAFLDEAQNSGVFDFVQVDLKFNKPEISIEIDREKARDLGVSVRNIAQTLQLSLSGQRFGYFIKNGKQYQIIGQVERQDRNDPLDLKSIYVQNDNGTLIQMDNLVTLTERTTPPQLYRYNRFASATISASLKEGYSLGDGLNKMDEISQKVLDGSVSTALAGTSLEFKQSSGNLYFAFGFALILIYLVLAAQFESFRDPLIIMFTVPLALAGTLLSLYLFGETMNIFSQIGIIMLIGLVTKNGILIVEFANQRKAQDMSIDEAIIGAAKSRFRPILMTSLSTILGILPIALALGAGSESRVSMGVAVIGGMIFATVLTLYVIPAIYSYISGKQKRMARI; translated from the coding sequence ATGAGTAGTTTATCAAGTATAAGTATTAATAGGCCCGTTTTGGCCATCGTAATGTCATTACTGATAATGATATTAGGTGTTGTAGGTTTCAACTTTTTGGGGGTGAGAGAATACCCGAGCGTTGACCCACCGGTAATTACTGTCTCTACTACCTACCCTGGTGCGAATGCAGAAATTATTGAGACTCAAATTACCGAACCACTGGAAGAATCGATCAACGGAATTTCGGGTATCAAATCACTTACTTCAACTTCCAGGGACGGTCGTTCTACAATTCGAGTTGAGTTTGGTATCGATAGCGATTTAGAAGCTGCTGCCAATGATGTGAGAGATAAGACCTCACAAGCAGTGAGGAGCCTTCCTCCTGATGCTGAACCTCCGGTAGTTTCAAAATCAGATGCCGACAACTCCCCTATTATGGGCGTGCGTGTTTTTAGTGAAAACCGAAATCTCTTAGAGATATCCGAATTAGCTGAAAACTTGTTCAAAGAAAATTTTCAAACGATCTCAGGAGTTTCTCAAGTTGATATCTGGGGCGACAAAAGATACTCTATTCGACTATGGATGGATCCTGATAAGTTGGCGGCCTATCGGATTACACCGCTTGATATTCTAAACGCTGTAAATACACAAAATCTTGAATTACCTTCTGGTAGAATTGAAGGTGCTTCTACTGAACTTTCTGTTAGAACTCAAGGCCGATTAAATAGCCCAGAAGAATTTAATGAATTGATTATCAGGGAAGATGATAATGGGGTTGTAAGATTTAGAGATGTTGGTCGTGCCGAGTTCTTTCCGGAAAATGAACGCACTGTCCTAAAAAACAATGGCGTGCCAATGGTTATTGTGGTATTAAGACCGCAACCAGGTTCCAACAACCTAGATATTGCCAAAGAATTCTATACAAGATTAGAAGGCATTAGAAAGAACCTTCCTTCGGATATCGAAACGCAAATATCATTTGATAATACACAATATATATCCGACTCCATAGATGAGGTTGAACAAACTATATACATTGCTTTTGGACTTGTTGCGCTAATTATTTTTGCCTTTTTAAGGGATTGGAGAACTACGTTCATCCCTATCATTACTGTGCCTATTAGTCTAATTGGCTCATTTTTCTTAATGTACGCTTTTGATTTCTCGATTAACGTATTAACTCTTTTAGGCATTGTACTGGCCATTGGTCTTGTAGTAGATGATGCCATCGTAGTATTGGAAAACATATATAGTAAGATAGAAGGAGGACAAAACCCTGATGAAGCCGGTAAAAATGGTGCGAAGGAAATTTTCTTTGCCGTAATCAGTACTACTGTTGCACTTACATCAGTATTCTTCCCAATCGTATTTCTGGAAGGTTTAACAGGCCGATTATTCAGGGAATTTGGAGTTACCGTTGCTGGTGCAGTAGTGATATCAAGTTTTGTAGCGCTTACCCTTACCCCAATGCTAAGTGCTAAAATGCTTAAGAAGAGAGAGAAACAACAGTGGATATATAGCGTTACAGAGCCATTTTTTGTTTGGCTAAACACAACTTATGGTAATTCATTAAATACTTTTATGAAATACCGCTGGCTGGCATTTGTCATTATATTATTATCAGCTGGTGGCATCTACCTTCTCAATTCAAACATTCAGGAAGAAATGGCTCCCATGGAAGACCGTGGTAATTTCAGAATTTACGCCACCGGACCAGAGGGTGCTACTTTCGAGTATATGGATTTCTATATGGATCAGCTCACAGAGCTAATTGAAGAGAATGTTCCTGAAAATGAAACCATACTTACCATTACATCTCCAGGTTTTGGAGCTTCTTCCAGTGTAAACTCAGGTTTTGCAGTCGTGAATTTAGTAGATACAGAAAACAGAGAACGTAGTCAGGAAGAAATAGTTAATGCACTCAAGCCCAAAGTTGCACAAAATACTAGAGCGAGAGCCTTTGTAACTCAGCCACAAACTATTGGTGACCGGAGAGGTGGCCTGCCAGTACAATACGTTCTACAGGCCGGAACGCTGGATAAGTTAAATGAAGTAATTCCAGCCTTTTTAGATGAAGCACAGAATTCTGGTGTCTTCGATTTTGTGCAAGTTGATTTAAAATTTAACAAACCAGAAATAAGTATTGAAATTGACAGAGAAAAAGCTCGCGATTTGGGCGTGTCAGTAAGAAACATTGCTCAAACCCTTCAACTATCATTAAGTGGGCAGCGCTTCGGGTATTTTATTAAGAATGGTAAGCAATACCAAATCATTGGTCAGGTAGAAAGACAGGATAGAAATGATCCGCTTGACTTGAAATCTATCTATGTTCAAAACGATAATGGAACGTTGATACAGATGGATAATTTAGTAACACTAACCGAACGAACTACACCCCCCCAACTCTATCGCTACAATCGCTTTGCTTCAGCAACGATATCTGCCTCACTGAAAGAAGGCTATAGTTTAGGTGATGGTTTAAATAAAATGGATGAAATCTCTCAAAAGGTGCTGGATGGATCAGTGTCAACAGCTCTTGCAGGTACATCGCTTGAATTTAAACAGAGTTCTGGCAATTTGTATTTTGCATTTGGCTTTGCTTTAATACTTATTTATCTCGTATTGGCTGCTCAGTTTGAAAGCTTTAGAGATCCCCTGATCATTATGTTTACAGTACCATTGGCATTGGCAGGTACCCTACTATCGCTTTACCTGTTTGGCGAGACGATGAATATATTCAGTCAGATAGGTATAATCATGCTCATAGGTTTGGTGACTAAAAATGGAATTCTAATAGTAGAATTCGCAAATCAGCGAAAGGCTCAAGATATGAGCATTGATGAAGCTATAATAGGTGCTGCCAAATCCAGATTCCGACCAATATTAATGACTAGCCTTTCCACCATTCTGGGCATTTTACCAATAGCATTGGCATTGGGGGCTGGCTCTGAAAGTAGAGTGTCTATGGGTGTGGCAGTTATTGGAGGGATGATATTCGCTACTGTTCTTACACTATATGTCATTCCAGCCATATACTCATACATTTCAGGTAAACAAAAAAGAATGGCAAGAATATGA
- a CDS encoding peptidylprolyl isomerase gives MKTAEIKTEKGTMKVEFYEKDAPNTVANFVKLSEDGFYDGLTFHRVIPNFVIQGGCPDGTGAGGPGYSIDCELDGDNQFHDRGVLSMAHAGRNTGGSQFFICHSRDNTAHLDRNHTCFGKVIDGLEVIDKIQAGDKIEKITIS, from the coding sequence ATGAAGACAGCAGAAATAAAAACAGAAAAAGGAACTATGAAAGTGGAGTTTTATGAAAAAGATGCTCCTAATACTGTCGCAAACTTTGTAAAATTATCAGAAGATGGGTTTTATGATGGACTTACATTTCATAGGGTGATACCAAACTTTGTCATTCAAGGTGGTTGCCCCGATGGCACAGGTGCAGGTGGCCCAGGCTATTCTATTGACTGCGAATTGGATGGAGATAACCAATTTCACGATCGTGGAGTTCTTTCCATGGCGCATGCAGGACGCAATACAGGAGGTAGCCAATTTTTCATTTGCCACAGCAGAGATAATACCGCTCACCTCGATAGAAACCACACCTGCTTCGGTAAAGTGATAGACGGTTTAGAGGTTATTGATAAGATTCAGGCTGGCGATAAAATTGAGAAAATAACAATATCTTAA
- a CDS encoding alpha/beta fold hydrolase, which produces MHSDRNNNDHSPIYTELAGKSNLLVSFGGIRQGLGIPVFEFFNSLNKLDCDKVFIRDFNQAWYHKGVSEELNSIGAIKDYLQELLHEGNYKRVCFIGNSMGGYAAILFGNLLKVDAVIAFAPQTFIGRLKRFYYWDFRWANEMKALHTSDQAETDYFDLKDILRKGIGTHTQIQIYYSKKHRLDKNHAERLKDSHDNLVLIGMSEGDHEVVKALRDNGQLMQIITEAFQ; this is translated from the coding sequence TTGCATAGCGACAGAAACAACAATGACCATAGCCCTATTTACACGGAATTAGCAGGTAAGAGTAACTTGCTTGTTTCTTTTGGCGGTATAAGGCAAGGTTTAGGTATTCCTGTATTTGAGTTCTTCAATTCATTGAATAAACTGGATTGTGATAAAGTGTTTATTAGAGACTTTAATCAGGCCTGGTATCACAAAGGAGTAAGTGAAGAACTGAATAGCATTGGAGCTATTAAAGACTATCTTCAAGAGCTCTTGCATGAAGGAAATTATAAGCGTGTTTGTTTTATTGGCAATTCAATGGGAGGGTATGCCGCTATTCTTTTCGGCAATTTGTTAAAAGTAGATGCTGTTATTGCTTTTGCTCCCCAAACGTTTATTGGAAGACTCAAACGGTTTTATTATTGGGATTTTCGCTGGGCAAATGAGATGAAAGCACTACATACTTCAGATCAAGCTGAAACTGATTATTTCGATTTGAAAGATATTTTACGAAAGGGAATAGGTACTCATACCCAAATCCAGATATACTATTCCAAGAAGCATCGACTGGATAAAAATCATGCTGAAAGACTTAAGGACAGCCATGATAATTTAGTTTTGATAGGAATGAGTGAAGGCGACCATGAAGTTGTTAAAGCCTTAAGAGACAATGGCCAGTTAATGCAAATTATTACTGAAGCATTCCAATAG
- a CDS encoding YiiD C-terminal domain-containing protein, producing the protein MLSKRTKMKLINWWPPMLGTGISLKYISKDFSRFDVIMKLRWYNKNLVGIHYGGSLYSMCDPWYMFILTANLGKKYIVMDKSAAIRYKKPGKGTVKCTFQLSQERISEIRKEINEIGKNEYTFLCEILNSDGEVICEVDKTVYVRKKDFDWDVN; encoded by the coding sequence ATGCTGAGTAAAAGAACAAAAATGAAGTTGATTAACTGGTGGCCGCCAATGCTGGGGACTGGCATCAGTTTAAAATATATCAGTAAAGATTTTTCACGGTTTGATGTCATCATGAAACTAAGATGGTACAATAAGAACCTTGTTGGTATTCATTATGGTGGGTCATTATATAGTATGTGCGATCCATGGTACATGTTTATTCTCACAGCTAATCTTGGTAAAAAATATATTGTAATGGATAAATCTGCAGCTATTCGCTACAAAAAACCTGGTAAAGGGACGGTGAAATGTACTTTTCAGTTATCACAGGAAAGAATATCAGAAATAAGAAAAGAGATTAATGAAATAGGTAAAAATGAATACACCTTCTTATGTGAAATTCTTAATTCAGACGGAGAAGTGATATGTGAAGTTGATAAAACCGTGTATGTACGCAAGAAGGATTTTGATTGGGATGTGAACTAG
- a CDS encoding TolC family protein, with translation MFSASSWAQEKLTLENAIELAMENNYGIKIAKGTQQIAENNYTLGNAGFLPTVTLSANQNNSLVNGEQIVGGDVRDIDNQENKSTTIGGNINWTIFDGTRMFVNYDILKSQNIQSQEALDFAIQTTIYNVATNYYLAALEKERLKLLQSNLELSEDRLKIAKDKYELGKGSKLEYLQAQVDYNTDQSNILSQKQVLENQKLELVRQMNAKSESEFDLDNTLLFDRNITLDDLLNSIQTNKELNVLERAKEIAELQEKASKADRLPNLSVFAGYNYSETQRAVGFTFESSTTDLSYGFNASVTLFNGFNINRVIQNTKINKEIAELNYEQRMFDLETSIRQQFLSYLNSIELINIEEKNVAVAKENNEIAKERYDIGLSNPVEYRESQTNLIAAETRKQNAEYSAKLAEIQLKYLAGIRIK, from the coding sequence ATGTTTTCAGCAAGCAGTTGGGCTCAGGAAAAACTCACCCTTGAGAATGCTATTGAGTTGGCAATGGAAAATAACTATGGAATTAAGATTGCAAAAGGCACCCAACAAATTGCAGAAAATAACTACACATTAGGAAATGCAGGTTTCCTCCCTACTGTCACATTATCGGCCAATCAGAATAATTCTTTGGTAAATGGCGAGCAAATTGTAGGTGGTGATGTCCGAGATATTGATAACCAAGAGAACAAATCAACTACCATAGGAGGCAATATCAATTGGACCATTTTTGATGGAACCCGAATGTTTGTCAACTACGATATTTTAAAGTCTCAGAATATTCAATCGCAGGAAGCTTTAGATTTTGCCATTCAGACAACGATATACAATGTAGCTACAAATTATTACTTGGCTGCCTTAGAAAAAGAGCGTTTAAAACTTTTACAAAGTAATCTAGAACTTTCTGAAGATAGACTCAAAATTGCAAAGGATAAATATGAACTGGGGAAAGGATCAAAATTGGAATATTTACAAGCACAGGTAGATTACAATACTGATCAATCAAATATCCTTAGTCAAAAGCAGGTTTTAGAAAATCAAAAACTAGAGTTGGTAAGGCAAATGAATGCCAAAAGTGAATCAGAATTTGACCTGGACAACACCTTATTGTTCGATAGAAATATAACACTGGACGATCTATTAAATTCAATACAAACTAATAAAGAGCTCAATGTCTTGGAAAGAGCTAAAGAAATAGCTGAGCTTCAGGAAAAAGCATCGAAAGCCGATAGATTGCCCAACCTTTCAGTATTTGCGGGATATAATTATTCTGAAACTCAAAGAGCTGTAGGTTTTACATTTGAAAGCTCCACAACTGATCTTTCTTACGGTTTTAATGCCAGTGTCACATTATTTAATGGGTTCAATATCAATCGAGTAATTCAGAACACTAAAATCAATAAAGAAATAGCTGAGTTAAACTACGAGCAGCGAATGTTTGATCTTGAAACTTCTATAAGGCAGCAGTTTCTTAGTTATTTAAACAGTATTGAGTTAATAAATATTGAAGAGAAAAACGTGGCTGTAGCAAAAGAGAATAATGAAATAGCCAAAGAAAGATATGATATAGGGCTATCTAATCCTGTTGAGTATAGAGAATCTCAGACTAATTTAATTGCAGCAGAAACCAGAAAACAAAATGCAGAATATTCAGCTAAACTAGCGGAAATTCAATTAAAGTATTTAGCAGGTATAAGGATAAAATAA